The sequence ATTTCCTGGCGTCTATCTCCTGGCCAGGAAAAACAACGAACCCGGATTTTTACTGCCTGCGTTTACAGCCATCAGATGAACCCGTACAGATATACAGGCCTCCCTTTAAAAGGTCCTTTTATTTCTTTTCGTTGTTAATTAACTCGGGGAAGATCGAAATTAATTATGGTGATGAAACGGTGAATGATCCCGAGTCGTACCTGGTTTTTCATTCCCCCAACCTGGTGTACAGTTTCTCCCACAATAACGCCCTGGAGGGCTATGTGATCTACTTTAAATCGGAATGCTTCTCTTATTTTAAACCGGATTTTCACACCGAATTCCCCTTATTCAACCTGCTGCACACCAATTTATTTAAGCTGGACCGTGCCACCTTCCAAAAGCTGGCGCCCCATTTTGAAGAAGTATTTGCAGCGTATGAAAGATCGGCCAAAGACCAGCATATCGAGGCGCGTGTTAAATTACTGGGCCTGTTGTATTATTTGAAAGACTTTTCCCTGGAAAGAAAGAAGGAGATACGGTTGGCCACCCCGCAGCAAATTCTACTAAGGAAATATGTTCAACTGGTCAATAACCACTATATCGATAAAAGGACCGTACAGGAATATGCGGACCTGCTCTCTGTAACGGCCAATTACCTTTCCCAGTCGGTCAAGGCTGTTTCCGGTAAGAATGCGCTCTCTTATATTGCCGAAAGGTTAGTAAGTGAGGCTAAGTCGCTCATCCGGTATACTGATTTTGAGATTGCTGAAATTGCCTACCAGTTAAACTTTTCTGACCCTGCCAACTTTGGTAAGTTCTTTAAAAAACAGGCGGGTATGTCTCCTTCGGAGTTCCGGAACCTGGGCAAGTGATCAAATTTACCGGTTTACCCAAGTTTTTGACCATTTGTTCAGGGCTGCTATATTTTACTTTGTTGCGTGAAACAAATTTTTAACCATTAACAATTTAAGTATGGCAACAAAGGTTTTTATCAATCTGCCCGTAAAAGATCTGAACAAGTCAAAGGCTTTCTTTGAAGGTCTTGGTTTCAGCTTCAATCCACAATTTACTGATGAAAATGCAGCGTGTATGGTGATCAGCGAAACTATATACGCCATGCTGCTGACGGAGTCCTATTTTAAGACCTTCACCAAAAAGGAAATCAGTGATGCCCGCAAAAGCACAGAAGTGTTAATCACATTGGATGCTGCTTCCAAAGAAGAAGTGATCGGTATAGTAGCCAAAGCAAAAGCATTGGGTGCTACTATGTACAGTGAACCGCAGGACCTTGGGTGGATGTATCAGCACAATTTTGCCGACCTGGATGGTCACCAATGGGAGTTTGCTTACATGGACGAAACCCAATTACCGGGCTAACAAAACTATGTAATAAGATAAGCGCCGGGTTCTGTTATTTCATTGGCAGGGGTGTTTGCCTCTTCTTCCCTGGGTTATATGATCGGCAGGTATTTAGGGCCGC comes from Paraflavitalea devenefica and encodes:
- a CDS encoding VOC family protein codes for the protein MATKVFINLPVKDLNKSKAFFEGLGFSFNPQFTDENAACMVISETIYAMLLTESYFKTFTKKEISDARKSTEVLITLDAASKEEVIGIVAKAKALGATMYSEPQDLGWMYQHNFADLDGHQWEFAYMDETQLPG
- a CDS encoding helix-turn-helix domain-containing protein, whose translation is MERSKTMIPYYTEINDFLASISWPGKTTNPDFYCLRLQPSDEPVQIYRPPFKRSFYFFSLLINSGKIEINYGDETVNDPESYLVFHSPNLVYSFSHNNALEGYVIYFKSECFSYFKPDFHTEFPLFNLLHTNLFKLDRATFQKLAPHFEEVFAAYERSAKDQHIEARVKLLGLLYYLKDFSLERKKEIRLATPQQILLRKYVQLVNNHYIDKRTVQEYADLLSVTANYLSQSVKAVSGKNALSYIAERLVSEAKSLIRYTDFEIAEIAYQLNFSDPANFGKFFKKQAGMSPSEFRNLGK